The proteins below come from a single Streptomyces sp. MRC013 genomic window:
- a CDS encoding cold-shock protein produces the protein MASGTVKWFNSEKGFGFIAQDGGGPDVFAHYSNINATGYRELQEGQAVTFDITQGQKGPQAENITPA, from the coding sequence ATGGCCAGCGGAACCGTGAAGTGGTTCAACTCCGAAAAGGGCTTCGGCTTCATCGCGCAGGACGGCGGCGGTCCGGACGTCTTCGCGCACTACTCCAACATCAACGCCACCGGCTACCGCGAGCTCCAGGAGGGCCAGGCGGTGACCTTCGACATCACCCAGGGCCAGAAGGGTCCGCAGGCGGAGAACATCACCCCCGCCTGA
- a CDS encoding ATP-binding protein has translation MVKSAHGAQERTAPATHPVETIVALEGGTACIAQGRDAAAEFLTRVQGEHGLPVSSRAMHLTQLVVSELVTNACKYAPGPALLELRVAGDAVEATVWDSDPVLPVARAADPGRVGQHGLEIVMAVAQGFEVRREPIGKRITVRIALPDDPGGDVSGRNPQ, from the coding sequence ATGGTGAAATCGGCACACGGTGCCCAGGAACGTACGGCGCCGGCGACGCACCCGGTGGAGACGATCGTCGCCCTGGAGGGCGGCACCGCCTGCATCGCGCAGGGGCGCGACGCCGCGGCGGAGTTCCTCACCCGGGTCCAGGGCGAGCACGGCCTGCCCGTTTCGTCGCGTGCGATGCACCTGACGCAGTTGGTGGTGAGCGAGCTGGTCACCAACGCCTGCAAGTACGCACCCGGGCCCGCGCTCCTGGAACTGCGGGTGGCGGGGGACGCGGTGGAGGCGACGGTGTGGGACAGCGATCCGGTGCTGCCCGTGGCCCGTGCCGCCGATCCGGGCAGGGTCGGGCAGCACGGGCTGGAGATCGTCATGGCGGTCGCCCAGGGCTTCGAGGTCCGGCGCGAGCCGATCGGCAAGCGGATCACCGTGCGCATCGCCCTGCCCGACGATCCCGGAGGGGACGTCTCCGGGCGGAACCCGCAGTAG
- a CDS encoding helix-turn-helix domain-containing protein, which produces MALGSADGRGGPSGDVILHSARLADSFVQVFDHHWATGHSAVSARCPGTGGAPEDYSPREREVLALLAAGAKDEAIARRLGCSERTLRRLLTSLVAKLGADSRFAAGVRAVRLGLLD; this is translated from the coding sequence ATGGCCCTCGGGTCCGCGGACGGGCGGGGCGGACCCTCGGGCGACGTCATCCTGCACAGCGCACGGCTCGCCGATTCCTTCGTCCAGGTGTTCGATCACCACTGGGCCACCGGCCACTCGGCGGTCTCCGCGAGGTGCCCCGGAACCGGTGGCGCGCCGGAGGACTACTCGCCGAGGGAGCGCGAAGTGCTGGCCCTGCTCGCCGCCGGGGCGAAGGACGAGGCGATCGCCCGCAGGCTGGGCTGCTCGGAGCGCACCCTGCGCCGCCTGCTGACCTCGCTGGTGGCCAAGCTCGGCGCCGACAGCCGCTTCGCGGCGGGGGTGCGGGCGGTCCGGTTGGGCCTCCTCGACTGA
- a CDS encoding S8 family peptidase, with protein MRRTHIGALVLALPLGLVPAVGTAASAAEPAPAPLVKVAEAPAATEIKGRYIVTLKAGADPAGLAKAKSVKTRHVFEEVLNGFAADLSAGQLEALRRDSRVLSIEEDQKVGAAATQTNAPWGLDRIDQRSGRNGTYTYARNGAGVTAYIIDTGIATAHTDFGGRARNVFDAFGGNGQDCNGHGTHVAGTVGGATYGVAKGVQLRGVRVLDCQGSGSFSGIIAGFDWVRQNAVKPAVANASLGGGYSEALNNAAAALANSGVHLAVAAGNENQDACRVSPASASSVISVAASDSSDRKASFSNYGTCTDLYAPGVDITSARPGGGSTTMSGTSMASPHVAGVAALYKSAYGDASSATVNNWLVSNSTANVISGNYSGTPNRLLFKSSL; from the coding sequence ATGCGTAGAACCCACATAGGCGCGCTCGTCCTGGCCCTCCCCCTGGGCCTCGTCCCCGCCGTCGGCACCGCCGCCTCCGCGGCCGAGCCGGCGCCCGCCCCGCTGGTGAAGGTGGCGGAGGCTCCCGCCGCCACGGAGATCAAGGGCCGCTACATCGTGACCCTCAAGGCCGGCGCCGACCCCGCCGGTCTCGCCAAGGCCAAGTCGGTCAAGACCCGGCACGTGTTCGAGGAGGTCCTCAACGGCTTCGCCGCGGACCTGAGCGCCGGCCAGCTGGAGGCGCTGCGGCGCGACTCGCGCGTCCTGTCCATCGAGGAGGACCAGAAGGTCGGCGCCGCGGCCACGCAGACCAACGCCCCCTGGGGCCTGGACCGCATAGACCAGCGCAGCGGGCGCAACGGCACGTACACCTACGCCCGCAACGGCGCGGGCGTGACCGCGTACATCATCGACACGGGCATCGCCACCGCCCACACCGACTTCGGCGGCCGCGCCCGCAACGTCTTCGACGCCTTCGGCGGCAACGGCCAGGACTGCAACGGCCACGGCACCCACGTCGCCGGCACCGTCGGCGGCGCCACGTACGGCGTGGCCAAGGGCGTGCAGCTGCGCGGCGTGCGCGTGCTCGACTGCCAGGGCTCCGGTTCGTTCTCCGGCATCATCGCGGGCTTCGACTGGGTCCGGCAGAACGCCGTCAAGCCGGCCGTGGCCAACGCCTCCCTGGGCGGCGGCTACTCCGAGGCCCTGAACAACGCCGCGGCCGCCCTGGCCAACTCCGGCGTCCACCTGGCCGTCGCGGCGGGCAACGAGAACCAGGACGCCTGCAGGGTCTCCCCGGCCAGCGCCTCGAGCGTCATCTCGGTCGCCGCGTCGGACTCCTCGGACCGCAAGGCGAGCTTCAGCAACTACGGCACCTGCACCGACCTGTACGCCCCCGGAGTGGACATCACCTCCGCCCGCCCCGGTGGCGGCTCCACGACGATGAGCGGCACCTCGATGGCCTCCCCGCACGTCGCCGGTGTGGCGGCCCTGTACAAGTCGGCCTACGGCGACGCCTCCAGCGCCACCGTCAACAACTGGCTGGTCAGCAACAGCACCGCCAACGTGATCAGCGGCAACTACAGCGGCACCCCCAACCGCCTGCTGTTCAAGTCCTCCCTCTGA
- a CDS encoding DUF389 domain-containing protein, which yields MLHLRVIVPADRTDDVVRLVEGTVGCAHLAVLPGAARSPAGDVVMFDVAREAGDGLIAELRARGLGEDGAIAVENVDLLLSKRADEAERETPGEAADAVLWEHLAEATHEESTLSVTYIAFLALATMIAACGVVLDNAILIVGAMAVGPEFGPLAGVCTALVQRTPRLAWRSMAALFVGFAAAMVITVLFTLLMDAAGLFSAERLGGERPNTGFIYAPDRFSFVVAVLAGVAGTLSLTSAKSGALVGVAISVTTVPAAANAAVALAYGEFGQTRGSTEQLLLNLLGIVVAGTLTLFVQKTLWARRRRAARPSRP from the coding sequence GTGCTGCATCTACGGGTCATCGTGCCGGCCGACCGGACCGACGACGTCGTACGGCTCGTGGAGGGGACGGTCGGCTGCGCGCACCTCGCGGTGCTGCCGGGTGCGGCCCGCAGTCCCGCGGGCGACGTGGTCATGTTCGACGTGGCGCGCGAGGCCGGCGACGGGCTGATCGCCGAACTGCGGGCGAGGGGGCTCGGCGAGGACGGCGCCATCGCGGTCGAGAACGTCGACCTGCTCCTGTCGAAACGGGCCGACGAGGCGGAGAGGGAGACTCCGGGCGAGGCCGCGGACGCGGTGCTGTGGGAGCACCTGGCCGAAGCGACGCACGAGGAGTCCACGCTCTCCGTCACCTACATCGCGTTCCTGGCGCTGGCAACGATGATCGCCGCGTGCGGTGTGGTGCTGGACAACGCGATCCTGATCGTGGGCGCGATGGCGGTCGGACCGGAGTTCGGGCCGCTCGCCGGGGTCTGCACGGCACTGGTGCAACGCACCCCGCGGCTGGCGTGGCGGTCGATGGCGGCCCTCTTCGTCGGTTTCGCCGCGGCCATGGTGATCACGGTGCTGTTCACCCTCCTCATGGACGCCGCCGGGCTGTTCTCCGCGGAGCGGCTGGGTGGCGAGCGGCCGAACACGGGCTTCATCTACGCCCCGGACCGGTTCTCCTTCGTCGTCGCCGTGCTGGCGGGCGTCGCGGGGACGCTGTCGCTGACGTCGGCGAAGTCGGGCGCACTGGTCGGCGTGGCGATCTCGGTGACGACCGTCCCGGCGGCGGCGAACGCGGCGGTCGCGCTGGCGTACGGGGAGTTCGGCCAGACCCGGGGGTCGACCGAGCAGTTGCTGCTCAACCTGCTCGGCATCGTCGTCGCCGGCACGCTGACCCTGTTCGTCCAGAAGACGCTCTGGGCGCGGCGTCGGCGCGCGGCGCGTCCGTCCCGTCCGTAG
- a CDS encoding lysophospholipid acyltransferase family protein, whose product MLSRLAHALVPVFGRLSVTADRDAEFPPGSVIAPNHTSLADPAVVLAALRRLGVRPVVMAAAGLWGVPLLGHALAREGHIPVHRGGRRAARALDLAEDALARGRSVLIYPEGGIHAYGEGAETAPGPFRSGLSRLVERTGAPVVPVGQAGARRVMSGGAAGQVAGVLTAPLRRPALHVHVGAPLTPAGDRAANTARAHAAVTAAWRTATAHLDRSPALTV is encoded by the coding sequence ATGCTCAGCCGCCTCGCCCACGCCCTGGTACCCGTTTTCGGGCGCCTGTCGGTGACCGCCGACCGGGACGCGGAGTTCCCGCCGGGCAGCGTCATCGCCCCCAACCACACCTCGCTCGCCGACCCCGCCGTCGTGCTCGCCGCACTGCGCCGCCTCGGCGTCCGGCCGGTCGTCATGGCGGCGGCGGGACTGTGGGGGGTCCCCCTGCTCGGACACGCCCTCGCCCGCGAGGGGCACATCCCCGTGCACCGGGGCGGCCGCCGCGCGGCGCGCGCACTCGACCTGGCGGAGGACGCCCTCGCCCGGGGCAGGTCCGTTCTCATCTACCCCGAAGGGGGGATCCACGCGTACGGGGAGGGCGCCGAGACCGCACCGGGCCCCTTCCGCAGCGGCCTGTCCCGCCTGGTGGAGCGGACCGGCGCGCCGGTCGTCCCCGTGGGGCAGGCGGGGGCCCGGCGGGTCATGTCCGGCGGCGCGGCCGGGCAGGTGGCGGGCGTCCTCACCGCGCCGCTCCGCCGCCCCGCCCTCCACGTCCACGTGGGCGCACCGCTGACCCCGGCCGGCGACCGCGCCGCGAACACCGCCCGGGCGCACGCGGCGGTGACGGCCGCCTGGCGGACGGCGACCGCCCACCTCGACCGGTCACCGGCCCTCACCGTGTGA
- a CDS encoding L-threonylcarbamoyladenylate synthase: MAKYFDVHPDDPQRRVIGGVAEMIRSGGLVAYPTDSCYALGCKLGNREGLARIRGIRDLDDRHHFTLVCRNFAQLGQFVHIDNDVFRTLRSATPGRYTFILPATREVPRQMQHPRKKTVGVRIPDHTTTQALLAELGEPLVSSTLLLPGEEEPMTQGWEIKDRLDHVVDAVLDSGDCGTAPTTVVDFSGGAPEIVRRGAGDPSRFE; this comes from the coding sequence ATGGCGAAGTACTTCGATGTGCACCCCGACGACCCGCAGCGCCGCGTCATCGGCGGTGTGGCCGAGATGATCCGCTCAGGCGGCCTCGTCGCGTACCCCACGGACTCCTGCTACGCCCTGGGCTGCAAGCTGGGGAACCGCGAGGGGCTGGCGCGGATCCGCGGCATCCGCGACCTGGACGACCGCCACCACTTCACCCTCGTGTGCCGGAACTTCGCCCAGCTCGGCCAGTTCGTGCACATCGACAACGACGTGTTCCGGACGCTGAGGTCCGCGACACCGGGGCGTTACACCTTCATCCTCCCCGCGACGAGGGAGGTGCCGCGCCAGATGCAGCATCCGAGGAAGAAGACCGTCGGGGTGCGCATCCCCGACCACACGACGACCCAGGCCCTCCTCGCCGAACTGGGCGAGCCGCTGGTGTCGAGCACGCTGCTGCTGCCCGGGGAGGAGGAGCCGATGACGCAGGGCTGGGAGATCAAGGACCGGCTCGACCACGTCGTCGACGCCGTCCTCGACTCGGGCGACTGCGGTACCGCGCCGACCACCGTCGTCGACTTCTCCGGCGGCGCGCCGGAGATCGTCCGCCGGGGCGCCGGCGACCCCTCCCGCTTCGAGTAG
- a CDS encoding C40 family peptidase, giving the protein MTAQNHVPSVLSRTGAVSALTLTALAGTLLAPGAAPDARAAGPAYATKALNVAASKKGSPYKYGAAGPSRFDCSGLTLYAYKQAGKTLPRTAQQQYNRTRHISASALHKGDLVFFHSGGRVYHVGVYAGNNRVWHAPKAGSVVKLERIWTKRVLYGRVR; this is encoded by the coding sequence ATGACCGCGCAGAATCACGTTCCGTCCGTACTGTCCCGAACCGGTGCCGTCTCGGCCCTGACCCTCACCGCCCTCGCCGGCACGCTGCTGGCACCGGGCGCCGCCCCCGACGCGCGGGCCGCGGGCCCCGCGTACGCCACGAAGGCCCTCAACGTGGCGGCCTCGAAGAAGGGTTCCCCCTACAAGTACGGGGCCGCGGGCCCCTCCCGGTTCGACTGCTCCGGCCTCACGCTGTACGCGTACAAGCAGGCCGGCAAGACCCTGCCGCGCACCGCGCAGCAGCAGTACAACCGCACACGCCACATCTCGGCCTCCGCCCTCCACAAGGGCGACCTGGTCTTCTTCCACTCCGGCGGCCGCGTCTACCACGTCGGCGTCTACGCGGGGAACAACCGGGTCTGGCACGCCCCGAAGGCCGGTTCGGTGGTGAAGCTGGAGCGGATCTGGACCAAGAGGGTCCTCTACGGCCGCGTGCGCTGA
- a CDS encoding 2-oxoglutarate and iron-dependent oxygenase domain-containing protein produces the protein MPASTATGHRDLPVIDLSAAGDPRARGAFHRDLLAAARDVGFLHLTGHGVEERETARIMELTRAFFALPEEDRLALGNLNSPHFRGYTRIGRELTGGRSDWRDQLDVGAERPAVEVGPNDPAYLWLEGPNQWPAALPELRTAVLAWQDRLAVVAHRLLRELLTALGAPPDHFDGAFADRPHLHTKLVRYPGSAPAGDGQGVGAHKDYGFLTLLLQDGVGGLQVRSGDGYLDVPPLPGAFVVNLGELLEIATDGYLSATDHRVVSPPGAVERFSVPFFYNPRLDAVIEAVPGPYLEHAPGVSRDRANPLHAEYGRNELKGWLRAHPEVARRHHPGLAAG, from the coding sequence ATGCCTGCCTCGACCGCCACCGGCCACCGCGACCTCCCCGTCATCGACCTGTCCGCGGCGGGCGATCCGCGGGCCCGCGGGGCGTTCCACCGCGACCTGCTCGCCGCGGCACGCGACGTGGGGTTCCTCCATCTGACCGGGCACGGTGTCGAGGAGCGGGAGACCGCCCGGATCATGGAGCTGACCCGGGCGTTCTTCGCCCTGCCGGAGGAGGACCGGCTGGCGCTCGGCAACCTGAACTCGCCGCACTTCCGCGGGTACACCCGGATCGGCCGCGAGCTGACCGGCGGCCGGTCCGACTGGCGCGACCAGTTGGACGTCGGCGCCGAGCGGCCCGCCGTCGAGGTGGGCCCCAACGATCCGGCGTACCTGTGGCTGGAGGGGCCCAACCAGTGGCCCGCCGCGCTGCCGGAGCTCCGCACGGCCGTCCTCGCCTGGCAGGACCGGCTCGCCGTGGTCGCGCACCGGCTGCTGCGGGAACTGCTCACCGCGCTCGGGGCGCCCCCCGACCACTTCGACGGCGCGTTCGCCGACCGCCCCCACCTGCACACCAAGCTCGTCCGCTACCCCGGCTCGGCGCCCGCGGGAGACGGCCAGGGCGTGGGCGCGCACAAGGACTACGGCTTCCTGACGCTGCTCCTCCAGGACGGGGTGGGGGGCCTGCAGGTGCGGTCCGGCGACGGCTACCTGGACGTGCCGCCGCTGCCGGGGGCGTTCGTCGTCAACCTGGGCGAGCTGCTGGAGATCGCGACCGACGGGTACCTGTCGGCGACCGACCACCGGGTGGTCAGCCCTCCCGGCGCGGTGGAGCGGTTCTCCGTCCCGTTCTTCTACAACCCCCGGCTGGACGCGGTGATCGAGGCCGTGCCCGGCCCGTATCTGGAGCACGCGCCCGGCGTCTCCCGGGACCGCGCCAACCCCCTGCACGCGGAGTACGGCCGCAACGAGCTGAAGGGGTGGCTGCGGGCCCACCCGGAGGTCGCCCGGCGCCACCACCCCGGGCTCGCCGCGGGGTGA
- a CDS encoding lactonase family protein, giving the protein MDQSGGSWAYIGSFTSGGGRGITVAAVDPASGALTPVGAVDAPADPSWLALDRGTGVLYAVSETESGEVAAFRAEGPHLTPLGRPVAVGGSRPTHLSVAGRRLLTANYGSGSVSSLPLEADGGIAGPASVLVHRGSGPDPDRQEGPHAHQVLPDPSGRWVLTTDLGTDSVRVCALDARDGSLHVRGEVGLRPGSGPRHLAFHPDGAVVYVLHELEPQVTVCRWEAESGRLEPLSEVPVDGDGGPGGARACPSVPAVSADGRFLRAAVRGADALATLSLEDGAEKPRPVWSAECGGSWPRDLVADPSGRRLYVANEWSGDVTWFDVDPLDGRPRRGGSVEVPAAACVVFS; this is encoded by the coding sequence ATGGATCAGAGTGGCGGTTCCTGGGCGTACATCGGTTCGTTCACCTCGGGGGGCGGGCGCGGCATCACCGTCGCCGCCGTGGACCCGGCGAGCGGGGCGCTGACGCCGGTCGGGGCGGTCGACGCGCCCGCCGACCCGTCGTGGCTCGCGCTCGACCGGGGCACCGGGGTGCTGTACGCGGTGAGCGAGACGGAGTCCGGCGAGGTCGCGGCCTTCCGGGCCGAGGGCCCGCACCTGACCCCGCTCGGCCGGCCGGTCGCGGTGGGCGGCTCCCGGCCCACCCATCTGAGCGTCGCCGGGCGCCGGCTGCTGACCGCCAACTACGGGTCCGGGAGCGTCAGCAGCCTGCCCCTGGAGGCGGACGGCGGCATCGCCGGTCCGGCCTCCGTCCTGGTCCACCGGGGTTCCGGCCCGGACCCGGACCGGCAGGAGGGGCCGCACGCGCACCAGGTGCTGCCCGACCCGAGCGGCCGGTGGGTGCTCACCACGGATCTGGGGACCGACTCGGTGCGGGTCTGCGCGCTCGACGCGCGGGACGGGTCGCTCCACGTGCGCGGGGAGGTGGGGCTGCGCCCCGGGTCCGGGCCGCGTCACCTGGCGTTCCACCCGGACGGCGCGGTCGTGTACGTCCTGCACGAGCTGGAGCCGCAGGTGACCGTCTGCCGCTGGGAGGCGGAGTCCGGGCGGCTGGAACCGCTGTCGGAGGTGCCCGTCGACGGCGACGGCGGGCCCGGGGGCGCGCGGGCCTGCCCGTCAGTACCCGCGGTCTCGGCGGACGGGCGGTTCCTCCGGGCGGCGGTGCGGGGCGCCGACGCGCTCGCCACGCTGTCCCTGGAGGACGGGGCGGAGAAGCCGCGGCCGGTGTGGAGCGCGGAGTGCGGCGGGAGCTGGCCGCGCGATCTCGTCGCGGACCCCTCGGGGCGCAGGCTGTACGTCGCGAACGAGTGGTCCGGCGACGTGACGTGGTTCGACGTGGACCCGCTGGACGGGCGGCCGCGGCGCGGCGGCTCGGTGGAGGTCCCCGCCGCCGCGTGCGTCGTCTTCTCCTGA
- a CDS encoding aldo/keto reductase codes for MSKVPSLTLNNGVAMPQLGLGVWQVPDAEVAEVVGTAFEAGYRSVDTAAVYQNEHGTGQAVAASGIPREELFVTTKLWNSEQGYDSTLRAFDASLERLGLDYVDLYLVHWPVPARDAYVATYKAFEKILADGRARSIGVSNFLPEHLERLMDATSVVPAVNQIELHPRLAQAEARAFHARHGIATEAWSPLGQGRGLLETPAVAAVAHKHGRTPAQVVLRWHLQLGNVVIPKSVTPSRIRENIEIFGFELDAEDMAAFAALDEGRRLGPDPAVFEA; via the coding sequence GTGAGCAAGGTCCCCTCTCTGACCCTGAACAACGGTGTCGCCATGCCGCAGCTCGGCCTCGGCGTCTGGCAGGTGCCGGACGCCGAGGTGGCGGAGGTGGTGGGCACCGCCTTCGAAGCCGGCTACCGGAGCGTCGACACCGCCGCCGTGTACCAGAACGAGCACGGCACCGGCCAGGCCGTCGCCGCGTCCGGAATCCCCCGCGAGGAGCTGTTCGTCACCACGAAGCTGTGGAACAGCGAGCAGGGGTACGACTCGACGCTCCGCGCCTTCGACGCCTCGCTGGAGCGGCTCGGCCTCGACTACGTCGACCTGTACCTGGTCCACTGGCCGGTGCCGGCCCGGGACGCGTACGTCGCCACCTACAAGGCGTTCGAGAAGATCCTCGCGGACGGCCGCGCCCGTTCCATCGGCGTGTCCAACTTCCTGCCCGAGCACCTGGAGCGGCTGATGGACGCCACGTCCGTCGTGCCCGCGGTGAACCAGATCGAGCTGCACCCCCGGCTCGCCCAGGCGGAGGCCCGCGCCTTCCACGCCCGGCACGGCATCGCGACCGAGGCGTGGTCGCCGCTGGGCCAGGGCCGCGGCCTGCTGGAGACGCCGGCCGTCGCGGCCGTCGCCCACAAGCACGGCCGCACCCCGGCGCAGGTCGTGCTGCGCTGGCACCTCCAGCTCGGCAACGTGGTGATCCCCAAGTCGGTGACGCCGTCGCGGATCCGGGAGAACATCGAGATCTTCGGCTTCGAACTCGACGCGGAGGACATGGCGGCGTTCGCGGCGCTCGACGAGGGCCGCCGGCTCGGACCGGACCCGGCCGTCTTCGAGGCCTGA
- a CDS encoding DUF6098 family protein: protein MDESAAAPTRTTAPDGATELPTVGSLAELADLVERHGTLFVRWSRGPARDMEGTRSVDHLTGIPMPGLSANPLQVESWWEDRSVRLWVARRLYDYCHLREERGGDVRPWALRGHEVARGPDNEPLLDDVEPVCWIDLAVLHEAEEEVARQRGSWGPMNRKA, encoded by the coding sequence ATGGACGAGTCCGCAGCGGCACCGACCCGCACGACGGCGCCCGACGGCGCCACGGAGCTGCCGACCGTCGGCAGCCTGGCGGAGCTGGCCGACCTCGTGGAGCGGCACGGCACCCTCTTCGTCCGCTGGTCGCGCGGCCCCGCCCGGGACATGGAGGGCACCCGCAGCGTGGACCACCTGACCGGGATCCCCATGCCGGGCCTGTCGGCCAACCCGCTCCAGGTCGAGAGCTGGTGGGAGGACCGCTCCGTACGGCTCTGGGTGGCCCGCCGCCTCTACGACTACTGCCACCTGCGGGAGGAGCGGGGCGGCGACGTGCGCCCCTGGGCCCTGCGCGGCCACGAGGTGGCCAGGGGGCCGGACAACGAGCCGCTGCTCGACGACGTGGAACCGGTCTGCTGGATCGACCTGGCGGTGCTCCACGAGGCGGAGGAGGAGGTGGCGCGCCAGCGCGGCTCCTGGGGCCCCATGAACCGCAAGGCCTGA
- a CDS encoding SUMF1/EgtB/PvdO family nonheme iron enzyme produces the protein MDGCANEEMAAVPGGRVAPADRLTGRGRPVDVAPYLLGTVPVTREWYARVTGERPGDGGAGTGRLPAEGVSWWDAVRFCDVLSRREGLAPAYRVDGDRVEWDASADGYRLPTEAEWEHACRAGTGGQRYGPLDEVAWHRGNSGGRPRPVGGRRPNDWGLYDMLGNVWEWCWDAYDAGAYGAYRVLRGGGWFDEHWNCRAPVRRRGHPTYRGGDVGFRVARSHPAPAHGAA, from the coding sequence ATGGACGGGTGTGCGAATGAGGAGATGGCCGCCGTCCCCGGGGGCCGGGTGGCGCCGGCGGACCGCCTGACGGGGCGCGGCCGGCCGGTGGACGTGGCGCCGTACCTGCTGGGGACCGTCCCGGTCACGCGGGAGTGGTACGCGCGGGTCACCGGGGAGCGACCCGGTGACGGGGGCGCGGGGACGGGGCGGCTGCCCGCGGAGGGCGTCTCGTGGTGGGACGCGGTCCGGTTCTGCGACGTGCTGTCCCGCCGGGAGGGCCTCGCCCCGGCGTACCGGGTCGACGGCGACCGCGTCGAGTGGGACGCCTCCGCCGACGGGTACCGGCTGCCGACCGAGGCCGAGTGGGAGCACGCCTGCCGGGCCGGTACCGGCGGGCAGCGGTACGGGCCGCTCGACGAGGTCGCCTGGCACCGCGGCAACTCCGGCGGGCGGCCGCGCCCGGTCGGCGGCAGGCGGCCCAACGACTGGGGCCTGTACGACATGCTCGGCAACGTGTGGGAGTGGTGCTGGGACGCGTACGACGCCGGGGCGTACGGCGCGTACCGGGTGCTGCGCGGCGGCGGCTGGTTCGACGAGCACTGGAACTGCCGCGCGCCGGTCAGGCGCCGCGGCCACCCGACGTACCGGGGCGGCGACGTGGGCTTCCGGGTCGCCCGCTCGCACCCCGCGCCGGCGCACGGGGCCGCCTGA
- a CDS encoding SRPBCC family protein, whose amino-acid sequence MSKVKETVEVEVPVRTAYNQWTQFEEFPKFMEGVEEVTQLDDRHNHWTTKIGGVRREFDTEIIDQLPDERIAWRTVSGDTQQKGVVSFQPVDETHTRVELVMDVEPTGLAEKAADMTGTIDRRVKGDMRRFKEYIETRGGETGAWRGRIRPGDS is encoded by the coding sequence ATGAGCAAGGTGAAGGAGACCGTCGAGGTCGAGGTGCCGGTCCGCACCGCGTACAACCAGTGGACCCAGTTCGAGGAGTTCCCGAAGTTCATGGAGGGGGTCGAGGAGGTCACACAGCTCGACGACCGGCACAACCACTGGACGACGAAGATCGGCGGTGTCCGACGGGAGTTCGACACCGAGATCATCGACCAGCTCCCCGACGAGCGCATCGCCTGGCGGACGGTGAGCGGCGACACCCAGCAGAAGGGCGTCGTCAGCTTCCAGCCGGTGGACGAGACCCACACGCGGGTGGAGCTGGTGATGGACGTCGAGCCGACTGGCCTCGCCGAGAAGGCCGCCGACATGACCGGCACCATCGACCGCCGGGTCAAGGGCGACATGCGCCGCTTCAAGGAGTACATCGAGACCCGCGGCGGGGAGACCGGCGCCTGGCGCGGCCGCATCAGGCCGGGCGATTCCTGA